Sequence from the bacterium genome:
CACACAGGGCTTATATAGTCCATTGGCTGTTGTTCCTAAGTTATAATAATCATATACCGGAAGATTAAAATATTTTGCAAGTAGAACATACCAAGCAGGTATATCAGCACTTGCATAACCATCATGTTGACCAGAAATACCTCCACCAGCAACATAACCACAAGGAAGCCAGTCATCATAGTCCTGACAATACATCATTGTCGCAGTCCCTATTTGTTTTAAATTACTCATACATACTGATTGTCTTGCTTTTTCTCTTGCCTTACTTAATGCAGGTAGTAACATAGCGGCAAGAATCGCTATTATCGCTATTACCACCAGCAACTCAATCAATGTAAACCCTCCGCCACAAGACACGGCGGACGCTGAAATACGCACTCTCTTTCTATTCATTTCTATCACCTCCTGTTCTTCTCTCCAAACTCCTTTCCTTTTTAATGCCTGCCCGTCTATCTTTGTAGACGGAAAGATGGAGATGGATTTCTTCTTCACTTTATTTATATAATAACTCTTTTATTTTGTCAAGTCCATTTAAAAATCCCCTCTCTATCTTTCAAGAACTCAGTTCTTATAGAGAACCAAAGTTCTTCCATCTTTACCTTTTTATTTTTTGTTTCTTATTTTTAATTTTCACTTGGACATTTTGCTTTCCAACATCCCCCCTCATCCCTCCACCCTCGGGCGTAGTCCAGAGGACGAGCCTTCTCCCTTAGAGGAGAAGGATGAAATCCCCCTCTTTTTTCCCCAATGTCTGTCCGCAATCTTTCTGTCGGACCGCTGTTCATCGGACTTAATATCTTTAAAACCATGCCCTGATTGTATTGTATCAACAACCGGGACTTGATTATTTTCAAGGACCCGGTTCTCATAGAAAACCAGTCCCTTCTATCTTAGCCGGGAAAAATCTCCCATCCAAATCCCCCTCCATCCCCGTTGGGTACTGCCAAAATTGGCTATATCTTTTATAATGCCTTTCTTTCTCTTTTAATGCTTTTATATGTCTTTATATCCCTCACCCTTTTTTTATCTATTTTTTTGACACTATCTCCATTCCGTCACTGCCAGAATTTTGTTACCTGTTCATTTCCCCCTCACCCATACCCCTCGGCCGTAGTTTAGAATCCGTAGCCAAAAGCGAGGACCCTACGGGCGAGCCTTCTCCCTCCGCCACAAAGCACAACGGACAGATGCTTTAATAAAGGGAGAAGAAACTCCTTCCTTTAAAAAAGGAAGGTAAGGATGGATTTCTCTTTCATCTTTTTTTTATCTATTTTTTGACACTACCTATTAATTCACTGCTTTCAGTCAAGGCAGTTAACTGATTTAAATTACTTCTGGCCATCCTTTTTTCCATTTCATTTCACCTATATATAGTCCTTTTGTTCTATGTTTTTTGAGGTAAATATCTTTTATAGAACGAGAACAACTGGTAATATACCATTTCTTCTTTAAAAAAAATTTCTCACTTGCATGAGAAGGACAAAGAAAATAACTATCTCTTCCTTCCTAATCTAATGGATTATCAGAAATAGAAAATTTTGTCCCATTTCCATGCCGATAAAAGAGGTAATATCTATTAGAATACTTAATTACACAAGGAGACTCAGTTTTACAACAAGTTCCTTCATAAAATGACTTTTTTCTTATTAATACCGGACCTAAATCTTGCCAATGAATAAGGTCATTTGAAGTAGCAACAGCAATGCAGGAAAATGTTATATCTTTTTTTATATCAGCCACATAATACATCATAAAACCATATTCTTTTTCAAAAATAACATGAGGGTCTCTACAAGAACAAGATTTTTTTATATCCCAGAAAGCCCATTCTTTTGAAGGAAGAAAAATAGGATTGAAAGGATGCTTTTCCCAGTTAAACAAATCTTTTGAAGTAGCAAGGCACATAAACTCTGCTTTTTCTATATTATGACTTGCATAAAACATATAAAACTTTTTTTATGTTTAATAACATAAGGAGCATAAATTCCTCTATTTTCCCATGGTAATTGAGGATTATAAACTAAAGCATCTTCTACTTTTTGCCACTTATAAAGGTTTTTGCTTATAGCATGTCCAATAATTATTTCATTTCCCAGATCATAGCATCCTTTACCTACTTCTCCTGAAATATAGAATAAATGAAATACTTCTTTCTCTCTAATTATACAATGGTCATTAACATATTCTCCTTTATTATGATACACATATTTAAAAGATTTTGGCCATTTTTTTACTGGAATTATGAATTTCTTTTCCATTTTATTTTCCTCCTTTTCTTCCCCTAATTATACCTAATTTTCACTCCTAACTTTAATTCCTTCCTATCTCTTTGAATATCATTATCTTATCCACATGCTCATTTGGACAAATATTATTGCGACTTTTTTAAGAAGGAACCTAAAATTTCAAACAGATTTTATTTTGAGAAAATACGGCATTTGTTATTAAATTTTGTTTTAAAAATAAAGAAATTTAATACAAAATCTTTTGGCACATAATATGCAGCACTAAAAACAAATTTGTTTCCTAGAATAATTTTTCTATTTTGTTTAATTCAATTATGTAATTTGCAATTTCTTCTCTTAAATTATAGTAATCAACAGGATCTTTAGAATAATTATTCCAACTTTTTACTAATGTATATATTTTACATAATGTTATTTCTGCTTTATGAACACTCTCTCTTTCCTTTACACCCAAATTTTTATTTTGATTTAAATTATTTATCTTTTCTTCTAACATAACAAAATAATCATAATCTTCTATACCTTCTCTCCATAATTCCCATCTTATTGTGGAACACGGTTTCCCTTCCCCTTTTAAGTTTGGATATAAAAGATATCCATCTCCATCTGATTTTATTATTTCCCATGGATTTTGTCCCCATGCATTGATAGACCAGAATAAATATCCATCAAAATTATATTTATATAAAATCCAAGGCATAATTCTTGAATTTAAAGCCGGCTGGTTTATAAGATATAAATAATTATGATAAAGATATATTTTTTCTCCTTTCTTTTGTCTCATTGTCATTAATTTTAAATTATCATCAATAGAACTAGTAGGAGGACACCAGACACTTATGTAAGGATTAAGTAAAGCATTGGGAACTGAAGTCATAAAAATCTTTAAAGGAGGGTTTATATCAGATAAAAACTTGCAGATTTCACATAAATTTTTTAGTGCTTCATAACTAGGTTCATCATAAATATATAGTAAAACATTATCTCTTATTTTAATTTTTTCAAAAAAATCAGATAAAATTTCATGATACTGTTTATAATATTTTTTGAAATCTTCACTCATTATTTTAATTGGTATTTCTAATGATTCTGGTCTCCATATTGCATCGGAATTCCACTTTAATTGTCCTATATATGTTGAACCTGTATTTATCCATGGACCTGCACTGGTAATGAAAATATCTATTCCACAATCTTTCAAAAATTTTATTCTTTTTTCTAAAACTTCTAAATCTTCTTTCGAAATATACATATTCCCATTTTGAAATTTTGCATTGGGTAATCCTATAGAAACTCCTCTTATCCGGTGTGAAACAATATCAGGTATATAATCCTTTAGAATTTCATCCCAGGGTCTTTTATCAACTTGTAATATGGGAGAACCCCATAAATTTGCAACAATTTCAAGGTTGGTTTTCTTTGGTAAAGAAAAATCCCATACTATTAATTTAAGAGGAACTTTATACTCTAACTTATTTTCAAAATTCAAAATAATCTCCCCTTTATATTCCCCAGAATTTACTCCTTCAGGAACATATACATTTATCCAGATAGATTTACTCTCTCCTTCTTTTAGTTCTATAAAACTTTCTATTGGTATTAATGGGTCTGGAATTTTCCCTTTTATAGAATATGTTATAACTCCCACTTCATAACAAGAAAAATTGTTTTTATTAATAAAAACCTTTGAGTTCTGAGAATAAAATAAATTCGTGAAGTCAATATTAACTTTTTCAAAATTTTTATAAGGTGTTAAAACTAATTGAAAAGGTTCATATTCACCTTTAGCACATTTAATAATTATTTCTTCGCTCTTATTTATAGGTGGTATACTTTCGGGAAAAACTTTTTGGGTAGGTATTTCATACCATATTCGAACATTACTATTCTCACTAACAAGGGCAGATTTAGAAGATATTGCTTTTTCTTTTTCTGAAATTTGAGCCAAAATTTCTTCAATCTTTTTATTATTAACTGTTAACTCTAATTTATCAAACCATATTGTTCCATTACAACTATATGTTGCTAATTGAATTCTAAAATATTTAGCATTCTGAGGAATTTGATTTACAACAAATTCTATTTTTTGCCAATCATAAGTCCCTGTTGGTAAATGCTTTTCTGATTTAGAAATCCAACCTGCTATAGATTCTCTCCACCAGTCCAATCCTATATAAGGTAGTCCTGACACATTCTCTCCTTTTACATATACTGAAATTTTTATCTCCATCTCAGGACCTACTATCCTTTTTATTTCTTCTATGGAAAATGGAGATTGATATCCCCATCCAAATGTTCCCTTTGCATTTGAAATCTTTATTGACTTTTTCCCTTCATAAAAAGTGTTTTCATCTATTTCTGCAATTCCTTGTGCTTTTCCAACTTTCCAGATAGTCCAATTTTCGGGAATGAAGTTTTCAGTAACTAATTCAAATGAAAAATTTAATTTTTTCCCTATATCTTCTTTAAAGGTTTCATTGCTAAAAAGCATAAAACAAAACAAAAAAAATAAAATTTGCACCAAAATTATTTTTTCTCTCACCGGAAACCTCCCTTTCATTTTTTCCTCTCCCTATTTTTTTTAACACTACCCACTGTCATTTTTTAATATCAAATGTGTTATAATGTACTCTTTACCATCCATTAAATCTTGGATCAGAACCTAATACTCTTCCTCCTAAAGTCCTTTTATGTTCCCATCCAACATGTCCATCTACAAAAAGAACATTTATTCCATCATTATGTCTCCAAACTGGATTTTCTAACCCAATATTCCACCATGGGTTCCAAAATTCACTATAAAAATCCATAGCAAGAAATGTACTGCTTGGTCTTCTACATCTATCTAATTTTTTTAAACGTGCAACTTGATTCATTCCATAACTATATCCATTAGTCCTCACTCTATCAGAAGGACATATCCATATATAAGGTTTTGGATAATCCGCTCCTTTCTTTCTATTTGTTCCATAAATATAAGATAAAAAAAATGAATTTCTACACCAACTTGTAAGGTCTCCACCATAAGAAAGAGGAAAAGTATCTGGGGGTAAATATCCATTAAAATCCTGCGCATATAAATAAAACGCTATTCCATATTGTTTTAAGTTATTCATACAGCTTGATTGTCTTGCTTTTTCTCTTGCCTTACTTAATGCAGGTAGTAACATAGCGGCAAGAATCGCTATTATCGCTATTACCACCAGCAACTCTATTAAGGTAAAACCAGACACCTTAGAAAATCTCCCCAGACCCCTCTTTACTAAAGAGGGGAATTCCAAATATTTTCTTCTCATTTTATTCACCTCTCTGTAATTTTTAATTTTACTTTTTTTTTCATTTCTATCACATCCTTTTTGTTTTTGGTCTCCCATCTTTCATTTTACATTTCAAGAAATCTCCCCTGACCCCCGCTGTGCTTGGAAATTCCTCTTAAAATCCCCCCCATCCCCCTTTGCTAAAGGGGGAAATGACGCACCAACTCTGAGGTACAAGGTAAGCAACCTTAGTCGGTTTGTTAAAGGGGAGAACTAAAAGGGAAAATTGAAATATAATAAAAAAAACTCCTGGTAAAATAAATGAATTTATAAAAGAAAATTTTGTAATGATTATAAAAGGAATTGTGATTATAAGGAAAAAACAAAAAGATACCACGAACACGAGAGAGTCCTTTCTCTTGGCTATTACTTCTTCTCTTTTATTACTTCCTACTATTCTTTTCATCATTTTTCTTTTTTTATTATACTACCCTTTTTTCCTCTATCAACCCATCTTTTTTTCTTTTTATTATATTTTACCCTTCTTTTTTTCTGTAAATTGTTCTTCTATATTATCCC
This genomic interval carries:
- a CDS encoding DUF1559 domain-containing protein, translating into MNRKRVRISASAVSCGGGFTLIELLVVIAIIAILAAMLLPALSKAREKARQSVCMSNLKQIGTATMMYCQDYDDWLPCGYVAGGGISGQHDGYASADIPAWYVLLAKYFNLPVYDYYNLGTTANGLYKPCVYTCPSQKFKYPNVRPVSYAFPLDTAFYGITIRNDPVTKMGKLNRVKDTSAKVWIADSYQANTFNPYLLLPEKTWESSGLRRHNNGGNCLFFDGHVEWVSYERANSVGGVKPMFLPYN
- a CDS encoding DUF6067 family protein yields the protein MKGRFPVREKIILVQILFFLFCFMLFSNETFKEDIGKKLNFSFELVTENFIPENWTIWKVGKAQGIAEIDENTFYEGKKSIKISNAKGTFGWGYQSPFSIEEIKRIVGPEMEIKISVYVKGENVSGLPYIGLDWWRESIAGWISKSEKHLPTGTYDWQKIEFVVNQIPQNAKYFRIQLATYSCNGTIWFDKLELTVNNKKIEEILAQISEKEKAISSKSALVSENSNVRIWYEIPTQKVFPESIPPINKSEEIIIKCAKGEYEPFQLVLTPYKNFEKVNIDFTNLFYSQNSKVFINKNNFSCYEVGVITYSIKGKIPDPLIPIESFIELKEGESKSIWINVYVPEGVNSGEYKGEIILNFENKLEYKVPLKLIVWDFSLPKKTNLEIVANLWGSPILQVDKRPWDEILKDYIPDIVSHRIRGVSIGLPNAKFQNGNMYISKEDLEVLEKRIKFLKDCGIDIFITSAGPWINTGSTYIGQLKWNSDAIWRPESLEIPIKIMSEDFKKYYKQYHEILSDFFEKIKIRDNVLLYIYDEPSYEALKNLCEICKFLSDINPPLKIFMTSVPNALLNPYISVWCPPTSSIDDNLKLMTMRQKKGEKIYLYHNYLYLINQPALNSRIMPWILYKYNFDGYLFWSINAWGQNPWEIIKSDGDGYLLYPNLKGEGKPCSTIRWELWREGIEDYDYFVMLEEKINNLNQNKNLGVKERESVHKAEITLCKIYTLVKSWNNYSKDPVDYYNLREEIANYIIELNKIEKLF
- a CDS encoding DUF1559 domain-containing protein; the protein is MRRKYLEFPSLVKRGLGRFSKVSGFTLIELLVVIAIIAILAAMLLPALSKAREKARQSSCMNNLKQYGIAFYLYAQDFNGYLPPDTFPLSYGGDLTSWCRNSFFLSYIYGTNRKKGADYPKPYIWICPSDRVRTNGYSYGMNQVARLKKLDRCRRPSSTFLAMDFYSEFWNPWWNIGLENPVWRHNDGINVLFVDGHVGWEHKRTLGGRVLGSDPRFNGW